From the genome of Nicotiana sylvestris chromosome 2, ASM39365v2, whole genome shotgun sequence, one region includes:
- the LOC104213399 gene encoding gibberellin-regulated protein 4, whose product MAKVRAFFLLAIVAISMLQAIVLAISQQGNEAHHSNKNRYGPGSLKSSQCPSQCTRRCGRTQYHKACIFFCQKCCRKCLCVPPGYYGNKALCPCYNNWKTKEGGPKCP is encoded by the exons ATGGCTAAAGTCCGTGCTTTTTTTCTCTTGGCCATCGTTGCCATCTCTATGCTGCAGGCCATT GTGTTGGCAATATCTCAGCAGGGAAATGAAGCACATCATTCAAACAAG AACCGATATGGTCCCGGCAGTCTGAAGAGCTCCC AATGCCCATCACAATGCACGAGGAGGTGCGGAAGGACCCAATACCACAAGGCATGCATTTTCTTCTGCCAAAAGTGCTGTAGAAAGTGCCTTTGCGTCCCTCCTGGTTATTATGGTAACAAAGCCCTCTGCCCTTGCTACAACAACTGGAAGACAAAGGAAGGAGGCCCAAAATGCCCTTAA